In Palleronia sp. LCG004, a single window of DNA contains:
- a CDS encoding DUF6538 domain-containing protein produces the protein MLENISASHTFTKDGVYYFVRRVPTALRRHYTSSRISYSLRTRSASIAASRAIRASAQLDEYWYHLRCRDTELPGKHMLRSGAVPIGPEPISSPGVTNGYMTLSECVGVYLRLKGKGKGTTFHRAAERSCGYVIDVCGDRPISEYKKTDANTFRDALIDRGMAGSSIVRIFGTVRSVINFAASEKGLDITNPFGKVYFDRTAGVKDRQPVPLDAIRIVQENCYLADDEMRWLVSLVADTGMRLAEAAGLASDDIVEGAEGRYFVRIQPHPWRRLKTPGSAREIPLVGSAFWAAQRIKAKQGGSRFAFPRYNKTNTTNANAASAALNKWLKTYVPDGATMHSFRHSMRDRLRAVECPADIVDQIGGWQTDGVGHGYGTGYPIPILRKWLVAVA, from the coding sequence ATGCTGGAGAACATTTCTGCCTCCCATACCTTCACCAAAGACGGCGTCTACTACTTCGTAAGGCGCGTTCCGACGGCCCTGAGACGGCACTACACTTCATCTCGAATCTCATACTCGCTACGAACAAGGTCAGCATCGATAGCCGCGTCACGGGCGATACGAGCCTCTGCACAGCTCGACGAGTATTGGTATCACCTTCGATGCAGGGATACGGAGCTTCCCGGCAAGCATATGCTCCGCTCTGGGGCCGTTCCTATTGGTCCTGAGCCGATTAGCAGTCCCGGCGTCACCAATGGCTATATGACGCTCTCAGAGTGCGTAGGCGTGTACCTGCGTTTGAAGGGGAAGGGCAAAGGAACCACCTTCCATCGTGCGGCAGAGCGGTCTTGCGGCTACGTGATCGATGTCTGTGGGGACCGACCAATTTCTGAATACAAGAAGACAGACGCCAACACCTTTCGGGATGCGCTGATAGACCGGGGCATGGCGGGCAGTAGCATCGTCCGTATCTTCGGGACCGTGCGATCCGTGATCAACTTTGCAGCCTCAGAAAAGGGCTTGGATATTACGAACCCGTTCGGAAAGGTCTATTTTGACCGAACCGCAGGGGTGAAGGATCGTCAACCGGTCCCCCTTGATGCAATCAGGATAGTGCAAGAAAACTGTTATCTCGCGGACGATGAAATGCGGTGGTTGGTATCGCTTGTTGCGGATACCGGGATGCGCTTGGCGGAAGCGGCGGGACTTGCATCCGATGATATCGTGGAAGGCGCGGAGGGACGCTACTTCGTCCGTATTCAACCGCATCCTTGGCGACGCTTGAAGACACCGGGAAGCGCCCGCGAAATCCCCCTTGTCGGTTCGGCATTTTGGGCGGCGCAGAGGATCAAAGCTAAGCAAGGTGGGTCAAGGTTTGCCTTTCCACGGTACAACAAGACCAATACCACGAACGCCAATGCAGCTAGTGCGGCGTTGAATAAATGGCTGAAAACGTATGTCCCTGACGGTGCAACGATGCACAGCTTTCGCCACTCTATGCGGGACCGGCTAAGGGCAGTCGAATGTCCGGCCGATATCGTCGATCAGATCGGTGGTTGGCAGACCGATGGCGTTGGCCATGGATACGGAACAGGATATCCGATCCCCATTCTTCGAAAGTGGCTTGTTGCGGTTGCATGA
- a CDS encoding DNA gyrase inhibitor YacG gives MTCPICKSETVPAYRPFCSSRCADIDLGKWLTGRYAVPVEADDEWSDDDRKRDETEH, from the coding sequence ATGACCTGTCCGATCTGCAAGTCCGAGACCGTTCCCGCCTATCGCCCGTTCTGCTCCAGCCGCTGTGCCGATATCGACCTCGGCAAGTGGCTGACCGGCCGCTACGCGGTCCCCGTCGAGGCCGATGACGAATGGTCCGACGACGACCGCAAGCGGGACGAAACCGAACATTGA
- a CDS encoding ribonuclease E/G gives MKGRTVHLDAFGERLAAAMLVDGKLDDLLIEDPGGRPVPGAIYRAQVDRQMKGQGGVTLRMPDGRAYLRQARGLAPGEMIVVQVTGYAEAGKAVPVTARPLFKSRHVIVTPGAPGYNVARGIRDDDRREALLAIAHDVAGAPEDLGLILRSASEHADDGEIAEDIAATMDLAKQVAADEGSEPELLLDGPDPHMLAWRDWPTPDAIFSEPGNFADHGIHDHIDVLASSHAELDAHGWMSIEPTRALVAVDVNTGGDTSLAAGLKTNIAAARALPGQLRCRGLGGQITIDFAPCPKKDRKTLEQILRAAFRADPVDTVLAGWTPLGCFELQRKRDRLPLHELTRSFPP, from the coding sequence ATGAAGGGGCGCACCGTCCATCTCGATGCCTTCGGAGAGCGTCTGGCAGCCGCGATGCTGGTCGACGGAAAGCTCGACGACCTGCTGATCGAGGATCCAGGCGGCCGTCCGGTACCTGGCGCGATCTATCGCGCGCAGGTCGATCGGCAGATGAAGGGACAAGGTGGCGTGACGCTGCGGATGCCCGATGGCCGTGCCTATCTGCGGCAGGCGCGAGGCCTTGCGCCCGGCGAGATGATCGTGGTGCAGGTCACGGGCTATGCCGAAGCCGGCAAGGCCGTGCCGGTGACCGCACGTCCGCTCTTCAAGTCGCGCCACGTGATCGTCACGCCCGGCGCGCCCGGTTACAACGTCGCGCGCGGCATCCGCGATGACGATCGTCGCGAGGCGTTGCTCGCCATCGCGCATGACGTGGCCGGCGCACCCGAGGATCTCGGCCTCATCCTGCGCAGCGCCTCCGAACATGCCGATGACGGCGAAATCGCCGAGGACATCGCCGCGACGATGGATCTCGCCAAGCAGGTCGCGGCCGACGAGGGAAGCGAGCCGGAGCTGCTCCTCGACGGGCCGGACCCGCACATGCTCGCCTGGCGCGACTGGCCCACGCCCGACGCGATCTTCTCGGAGCCGGGGAACTTCGCCGATCACGGCATCCACGACCATATCGACGTGCTGGCCTCTTCCCATGCCGAACTCGACGCGCATGGCTGGATGAGCATCGAGCCCACGCGTGCCCTTGTCGCCGTCGACGTCAATACCGGCGGCGACACGTCGCTCGCCGCGGGCCTCAAGACCAACATCGCGGCGGCCCGTGCGCTTCCCGGGCAGCTCAGATGCCGGGGACTCGGCGGGCAGATCACGATCGATTTCGCCCCCTGCCCCAAGAAGGACCGCAAGACGCTGGAGCAGATCCTGCGCGCGGCGTTCCGCGCCGATCCGGTCGATACGGTCCTCGCCGGCTGGACGCCGCTCGGCTGTTTCGAGCTCCAGCGCAAGCGCGACCGCCTTCCCCTGCACGAGCTCACGCGGAGCTTCCCTCCATGA
- a CDS encoding Maf family protein codes for MRLILGSGSPRRLELLAQIGFVPDEVRVPDIDETPAGDETPRPYVTRMAREKSNAIEITDGEVLLTADTSVAAGRRILGKPADEAEAREFLGLLSGRRHRVHSSIAVRTTERTWIRDVESRVRMKRLSREEIDGYIATGDWRGKAGGYAIQGPAAAFVPWIEGSFSAIMGLPLHETAQLLQAAGLSTRSAA; via the coding sequence ATGCGCCTGATCCTCGGATCCGGCTCGCCCAGGCGGCTCGAGCTTCTCGCCCAGATCGGGTTCGTTCCCGATGAAGTCCGTGTGCCCGACATCGACGAGACGCCGGCCGGGGACGAAACCCCGCGCCCCTACGTCACGCGGATGGCGCGCGAGAAATCCAATGCGATCGAGATCACCGACGGCGAGGTCCTCCTGACGGCGGATACGAGCGTCGCGGCCGGCCGTCGCATCCTCGGCAAACCCGCCGACGAAGCCGAGGCGCGCGAGTTCCTCGGCCTTCTGTCCGGCCGCAGGCATCGCGTCCACTCTTCCATCGCCGTGCGCACGACCGAGCGGACCTGGATCCGCGACGTCGAAAGCCGGGTCCGGATGAAGCGTCTCTCGCGCGAGGAAATCGACGGCTACATCGCGACGGGCGACTGGCGCGGCAAGGCGGGTGGATACGCGATCCAGGGGCCGGCAGCCGCCTTCGTGCCTTGGATCGAGGGGTCGTTCTCGGCCATCATGGGCCTCCCCCTCCACGAGACCGCGCAGCTTCTTCAAGCGGCGGGCCTATCGACGCGGAGCGCGGCATGA
- the infA gene encoding translation initiation factor IF-1 — MAKEELLEFPGVVKELLPNATFRVELENGHEIIAHTAGKMRKNRIRVLAGDKVQVEMTPYDLTKGRINYRFK; from the coding sequence ATGGCCAAGGAAGAACTGCTCGAATTTCCCGGTGTCGTGAAGGAACTCCTGCCGAATGCGACATTCAGGGTCGAGCTGGAGAACGGCCATGAGATCATCGCGCATACGGCAGGCAAGATGCGCAAGAACCGCATCCGCGTTCTGGCCGGCGACAAGGTACAGGTCGAGATGACCCCGTACGATCTGACCAAGGGACGGATCAACTATCGCTTCAAGTGA
- the hisD gene encoding histidinol dehydrogenase: MPARLNTGDPDFESRFAALLGAKREESVDVDDAVAAIIADVRARGDAALIELTARFDRLDLTPGTLFFTEDEIDAHVARVPEAERAALELAAGRIRAYHERQMPGDAQWEDDTGATLGWRWGPVDAAGLYVPGGLASYPSSVLMNAIPAKVAGVERLVVAVPTPDGRVNPLVLLAARIAGVDQVLRVGGAQAIAAFAYGTESVAPVDKITGPGNAYVAAAKRRVFGRVGIDMIAGPSEILVIADADNDPDWIALDLLSQAEHDESAQSILVTDDANLANSVAAAVEARLETLERRDIAGASWRDFGAIVVVGDLDEAAALANRIAAEHLELCVDDPEPLAARIRHAGAMFLGKWTPEAIGDYVGGPNHVLPTARSARFSSGLSVLDFLKRTTMARMTPAALGAIGGAAETLARSESLEAHGLSVRARLDRLNEGG, encoded by the coding sequence ATGCCCGCGAGATTGAATACCGGGGACCCGGATTTCGAGAGCCGCTTCGCAGCGCTTCTTGGCGCGAAGCGCGAGGAGAGCGTCGATGTCGACGACGCGGTCGCCGCGATCATCGCCGATGTGCGCGCCCGCGGCGATGCGGCGCTGATCGAACTGACCGCGCGGTTCGACCGGCTCGACCTCACGCCCGGAACGCTGTTCTTCACCGAGGATGAGATCGACGCGCATGTGGCGCGCGTGCCCGAAGCGGAACGCGCGGCGCTGGAGCTCGCAGCCGGGCGGATCCGGGCCTATCACGAACGGCAGATGCCCGGCGATGCACAATGGGAGGACGACACCGGCGCGACGCTTGGCTGGCGCTGGGGGCCGGTCGATGCGGCCGGGCTCTACGTGCCCGGGGGCCTCGCCTCCTACCCGTCGTCGGTCTTGATGAACGCGATCCCGGCCAAGGTGGCGGGGGTCGAACGGCTGGTCGTCGCGGTGCCGACGCCCGACGGGCGCGTCAATCCGCTCGTCCTTCTCGCGGCGCGTATCGCAGGCGTCGATCAGGTGCTGCGCGTGGGCGGCGCGCAGGCGATCGCGGCCTTTGCCTACGGCACCGAGAGCGTCGCACCCGTCGACAAGATCACCGGCCCGGGCAACGCCTATGTCGCCGCAGCCAAACGGCGGGTCTTCGGCCGGGTCGGCATCGACATGATCGCGGGACCGTCGGAGATTCTGGTGATCGCCGATGCCGACAACGATCCCGACTGGATCGCGCTCGACCTTCTGAGCCAGGCCGAACATGACGAGAGCGCGCAATCGATCCTCGTGACCGACGATGCGAATCTGGCCAATTCTGTGGCCGCGGCCGTCGAGGCGCGGCTCGAAACGCTGGAAAGACGCGACATCGCCGGCGCGAGCTGGCGCGATTTCGGGGCCATCGTCGTTGTCGGCGATCTCGACGAGGCCGCGGCGCTTGCCAATCGAATCGCGGCTGAGCACCTGGAACTCTGCGTCGACGATCCGGAGCCCCTCGCCGCCCGGATCCGCCATGCGGGGGCCATGTTCCTCGGGAAATGGACACCCGAGGCGATCGGCGACTACGTGGGGGGACCGAACCACGTCCTGCCGACCGCGCGCTCGGCGCGGTTCTCGAGCGGATTGTCGGTGCTCGATTTTCTCAAGCGCACGACGATGGCACGGATGACGCCCGCGGCCCTCGGCGCGATCGGCGGCGCGGCCGAGACGCTCGCCCGATCCGAAAGCCTCGAGGCGCATGGGCTGAGCGTCCGTGCGCGGCTCGACCGGCTCAACGAAGGCGGGTGA
- a CDS encoding DUF2948 family protein codes for MTEDARFEDAGPAPLRLRAMDAEDLQVISSLVQDAVFPATEMTWQRSQRRFAFLLNRFRWEDAAIGRAERVQSVLAVEDVLAVKSYGIERGEKDLVLSLLSISLEPGEDGTGRIVFWLAGDGAIAVDVEALEVSLRDVTRPYDAPSGKVPHHET; via the coding sequence ATGACCGAGGACGCACGGTTCGAGGATGCGGGCCCCGCGCCGCTCCGGCTCAGGGCCATGGATGCAGAGGATCTGCAGGTGATCTCGTCGCTGGTGCAGGATGCAGTCTTTCCGGCGACCGAGATGACCTGGCAGCGATCGCAACGGCGCTTCGCCTTTCTTCTCAACCGCTTCCGCTGGGAGGATGCGGCGATCGGCCGGGCCGAGCGTGTGCAATCCGTCCTCGCCGTCGAGGACGTGCTCGCCGTCAAGAGCTACGGGATCGAGCGCGGCGAGAAGGACCTGGTCCTGTCGCTCCTGTCGATCTCGCTCGAGCCCGGAGAGGACGGGACGGGGCGCATCGTGTTCTGGCTGGCGGGCGACGGTGCGATCGCGGTCGATGTCGAAGCGCTTGAGGTCAGCCTGCGCGACGTCACGCGGCCCTACGACGCGCCGTCGGGCAAGGTGCCGCATCACGAGACCTGA
- the murA gene encoding UDP-N-acetylglucosamine 1-carboxyvinyltransferase: protein MDSILVEGGHELAGEIPIAGAKNACLTLMPATLLSDGPLTLTNAPRLSDIQTMTQLLQSLGTEVTQMQGGQVLSLSSHALTGTRADYDIVRKMRASILVLGPLLAREGRAEVSLPGGCAIGARPVDLHLSALEKLGAELDLRDGYVHATAPSGGLRGGIVDFPLVSVGATENVLMAATLARGTTEIRNAAREPEIVDLAECLRAMGARIEGEGTSTITVEGVEALSPATHRVVSDRIELGTYMLAPAICGGWVECIGGRMDLVAAFCEKLDAAGITIEETARGLKVSRHNGRVRAVDVATEPFPGFPTDLQAQMMALLCTADGVSRLEENIFENRFMHAPELMRMGARIDVQGGHATVTGVERLKGAPVMATDLRASVSLILAGLAAEGETIVNRVYHLDRGYERVEEKLGAVGARVSRVAGR from the coding sequence ATGGATTCCATTCTGGTCGAAGGCGGCCATGAGCTCGCCGGAGAGATTCCCATCGCGGGGGCCAAGAACGCCTGCCTCACGCTGATGCCCGCGACGCTGCTGAGCGACGGCCCCCTGACGCTCACCAATGCGCCGCGGCTGTCGGACATCCAGACGATGACGCAACTCCTGCAATCGCTCGGAACCGAGGTGACGCAGATGCAGGGCGGGCAGGTCCTGTCGCTGTCCTCGCATGCTCTGACGGGAACGCGCGCGGATTACGACATCGTGCGCAAGATGCGCGCCTCGATTCTCGTTCTGGGCCCCCTCCTCGCGCGCGAGGGGCGCGCCGAGGTGTCGCTTCCGGGCGGATGCGCGATCGGTGCGCGCCCCGTGGACCTGCATCTGAGCGCGCTCGAAAAGCTCGGCGCCGAGCTCGACCTGCGCGACGGCTATGTCCACGCGACGGCCCCCTCGGGCGGGCTCAGGGGCGGCATCGTGGACTTTCCGTTGGTCTCGGTCGGCGCGACCGAGAACGTGCTGATGGCCGCCACGCTGGCACGCGGCACGACCGAGATCCGCAACGCCGCGCGCGAGCCCGAGATCGTCGATCTCGCCGAATGCCTGCGCGCCATGGGCGCACGGATCGAGGGCGAAGGCACATCGACGATCACGGTCGAGGGAGTTGAGGCGCTCTCTCCCGCGACGCATCGTGTCGTGTCCGATCGGATCGAGCTCGGGACCTACATGCTCGCCCCCGCGATCTGCGGCGGCTGGGTGGAATGCATCGGCGGTCGGATGGATCTGGTCGCGGCCTTCTGCGAAAAGCTCGACGCCGCCGGGATCACGATCGAGGAGACGGCCCGCGGCCTCAAGGTCTCGCGCCACAATGGCCGCGTGCGGGCCGTCGACGTCGCGACCGAGCCCTTCCCGGGCTTTCCGACCGATCTGCAGGCACAGATGATGGCGCTTCTGTGCACCGCCGACGGCGTTTCGCGGCTCGAGGAGAACATCTTCGAGAACCGCTTCATGCATGCGCCCGAACTGATGCGGATGGGCGCGCGGATCGACGTGCAGGGGGGCCATGCGACCGTGACGGGCGTCGAACGGCTCAAGGGCGCACCGGTCATGGCGACCGATCTGCGCGCCTCCGTGTCGCTGATCCTCGCGGGCCTCGCGGCCGAGGGCGAGACGATCGTCAACCGCGTCTACCACCTCGATCGCGGCTACGAACGGGTCGAGGAGAAGCTCGGGGCGGTGGGGGCGCGGGTCTCCCGCGTGGCCGGCCGATGA